From the genome of Scytonema hofmannii PCC 7110, one region includes:
- a CDS encoding response regulator transcription factor, whose amino-acid sequence MNQILIVEDEARLAAFVEKGLKKNGFNTVIAEDGEQAISLAQSSSFDLMLLDLNLPVKDGWTVLQELRNKGKELPIIILTAMVDEGNKTAVLKAGANDYITKPFSFQDLLARIRTQLS is encoded by the coding sequence ATGAATCAAATTTTGATTGTAGAAGATGAAGCCCGCCTTGCCGCTTTTGTAGAAAAAGGGCTAAAAAAAAATGGTTTTAATACTGTCATTGCAGAAGATGGAGAGCAGGCAATATCTCTAGCTCAAAGTAGTAGTTTTGACTTAATGCTTCTGGATTTGAATCTGCCAGTTAAAGATGGTTGGACGGTATTGCAAGAACTGCGAAATAAGGGTAAAGAGTTACCAATTATCATTCTAACAGCCATGGTTGATGAGGGAAATAAAACAGCGGTTTTGAAAGCTGGTGCAAATGACTACATCACTAAGCCCTTTAGCTTTCAAGATTTGTTGGCAAGAATACGTACTCAACTGAGTTAA
- a CDS encoding response regulator transcription factor has translation MAQILIAEDEPRIASFIEKGLRANGFVPSIATDSKETLQMVLGNNYDLLILDLGLPGQDGLEILEQIRGQGEQLPIIILTARDDIGDKIAGLEGGADDYMTKPFRFEELLARVRLRLRNRQMLQNSEETVLQVGDVILDLKTRKAQVGDRIIELATREFILAETFFRHPGQVLSREQLLDRVWGYDYDPGSNIVDVYVGYLRKKLGSELIETVRGMGYRLR, from the coding sequence ATGGCCCAAATTCTTATTGCTGAAGATGAACCTCGCATTGCCTCCTTTATTGAAAAAGGACTAAGGGCAAATGGTTTTGTACCTTCTATTGCAACGGATTCTAAAGAAACTTTGCAAATGGTTTTGGGCAATAATTATGATTTGCTGATTCTCGATTTGGGGCTTCCCGGACAAGATGGTTTAGAGATTTTAGAACAAATTAGGGGACAGGGCGAACAATTGCCCATCATTATACTTACGGCTCGTGATGATATTGGTGACAAAATAGCAGGCTTGGAAGGCGGTGCGGATGACTACATGACTAAGCCCTTCCGTTTTGAAGAACTTTTGGCACGGGTGCGATTGAGGTTGCGAAACCGTCAAATGCTTCAAAATTCGGAGGAGACGGTTCTTCAAGTTGGGGATGTAATTTTAGATTTGAAAACGCGCAAAGCACAAGTGGGCGATCGCATTATCGAACTGGCAACCCGTGAGTTTATACTAGCAGAGACTTTTTTCCGTCACCCCGGACAAGTCTTAAGTAGAGAACAACTTTTAGATCGGGTTTGGGGTTACGACTATGACCCTGGATCTAATATTGTTGATGTTTATGTTGGCTATTTACGTAAAAAACTGGGTAGTGAATTGATTGAGACAGTTAGAGGGATGGGTTACCGTCTGCGCTAA
- a CDS encoding sensor histidine kinase: protein MISNVINHSDRTATKLDMHKGWKKLFGEARTQILLWYVLIITFILVVSIPTFRLLLYAHVDKRVRGELREKIEIFETTINRNPTDEQIEAENEDDEEEDSQVNNLGQESLKSPSSPQELKDFFSTFLFRQLTEDESYLIAFVDGKFYKSSPRGRPQPILARNSQLMQRWAKLTKPEQGEYQVSDSSIDSIIYMAEPVKINGKILGVFVVAHTTAGERQEVLEAVTVIIQVSSFVMAIALVLAWIASGRVLAPLRLLIATTRSIGESDLQKRISVQGGGEIAELATTFNEMMGRLQASFITQQNFINDAGHELRTPITIIQGHLELMENDPQDIHETRTLVLDELDRMSRFVEDLILLARAERPDFLQLARVDVKSLTEELFAKAKALGNRTWILDLTAPGQIIADRQRITQAVMNLAQNAVQFTKEADIIAIGSAIRRNQIHFWVRDTGEGIALTDQQRIFERFARAANSRRRSEGAGLGLSIVKAIAEAHCGEVRLQSQPGKGSTFTIVLPIKETYEL from the coding sequence ATGATCTCTAATGTAATTAACCACAGCGATCGCACAGCCACGAAACTTGATATGCATAAAGGTTGGAAAAAGTTGTTTGGAGAGGCAAGAACTCAAATCCTTCTCTGGTATGTATTAATTATAACTTTTATCTTGGTGGTTTCTATTCCTACCTTCCGTCTACTTTTGTATGCCCATGTAGACAAACGAGTTCGGGGCGAGCTCAGGGAAAAAATTGAAATATTTGAGACAACAATTAACAGAAACCCCACAGATGAACAAATAGAAGCAGAGAATGAAGATGATGAGGAAGAGGACTCTCAGGTAAACAACTTGGGTCAGGAGTCCCTCAAAAGTCCATCCTCCCCACAGGAACTCAAAGATTTCTTCAGTACCTTTTTGTTTCGTCAACTGACGGAGGATGAGTCTTACCTAATCGCATTTGTGGACGGAAAATTTTATAAATCTAGCCCAAGAGGACGACCACAACCAATACTTGCTAGAAATTCTCAGTTAATGCAGCGTTGGGCAAAATTGACTAAACCAGAACAAGGCGAATACCAAGTTTCAGATAGCTCCATTGACAGTATTATTTACATGGCAGAACCCGTCAAAATCAATGGCAAAATTCTTGGGGTATTTGTGGTAGCTCATACAACAGCTGGTGAACGTCAAGAAGTGTTAGAAGCTGTCACAGTGATCATTCAAGTCAGTAGTTTTGTTATGGCGATCGCTCTAGTACTAGCTTGGATCGCCTCTGGACGAGTATTGGCTCCTCTACGCTTATTGATAGCAACTACACGCTCTATTGGTGAATCTGACTTGCAAAAACGGATTTCAGTTCAGGGAGGGGGTGAAATAGCAGAGCTAGCGACCACTTTTAACGAAATGATGGGCAGACTGCAAGCATCATTCATAACTCAGCAAAATTTCATCAATGATGCGGGACATGAATTGCGAACACCTATTACCATCATCCAGGGCCATTTAGAATTAATGGAAAATGACCCACAAGATATACACGAAACTCGAACACTGGTACTAGACGAGTTGGATCGCATGAGCCGATTTGTAGAAGACCTAATTTTACTCGCAAGAGCAGAACGACCAGATTTTTTACAGCTTGCAAGGGTAGATGTAAAATCCCTCACTGAAGAGTTGTTTGCTAAGGCAAAAGCTCTGGGAAATCGCACTTGGATTTTAGATCTAACCGCTCCTGGTCAAATTATCGCAGACCGTCAGCGCATAACTCAGGCAGTTATGAATCTGGCACAAAATGCCGTGCAATTTACAAAAGAAGCTGATATCATAGCTATCGGCTCAGCTATCAGAAGAAACCAAATTCATTTTTGGGTTCGAGATACAGGGGAAGGAATTGCTTTAACCGACCAGCAACGCATCTTTGAACGCTTTGCCCGTGCAGCAAACAGTCGTCGTCGTTCTGAAGGAGCAGGTTTGGGGTTGTCCATTGTTAAGGCAATTGCCGAAGCTCATTGTGGTGAAGTGAGACTTCAAAGTCAGCCAGGGAAAGGATCGACTTTTACAATTGTTTTACCTATAAAAGAAACTTATGAATTATGA
- a CDS encoding creatininase family protein: protein MHGFIPPSRFFPYLTWTDVQAMPNKENVVLIQPVGAIEQHGPHLPLIVDAAIGVAVLGKALEKLDTNIPAYALPNLYYGKSNEHWHFPGTITLSAETLLKTLTEVGESVYRAGFRKLVLMNSHGGQPQVMDIVARDLHVKYSDFFVFPLFTWRVPHMTGDLLTPKERKLGIHAGDAETSIMLAILPEQVKMDAAVVEYPPEQPEGSLLSIEGKLSFAWTTRDLSKSGTIGDPTVATKDKGDRILESVSDGWVQVIQDIFAFKQ, encoded by the coding sequence ATGCACGGATTCATTCCTCCATCACGCTTTTTTCCATACTTGACTTGGACGGATGTTCAAGCGATGCCAAACAAGGAAAATGTTGTCTTAATCCAACCAGTAGGAGCAATAGAACAACACGGTCCCCATTTACCACTTATTGTTGATGCGGCAATTGGTGTAGCGGTTTTAGGAAAAGCTTTGGAAAAACTCGACACCAACATCCCCGCATATGCCCTGCCAAATCTTTACTACGGGAAATCAAACGAGCATTGGCATTTCCCCGGTACAATTACCCTAAGTGCTGAAACTTTACTGAAAACTTTAACAGAAGTGGGAGAAAGTGTCTACCGTGCTGGGTTTAGAAAATTGGTGTTGATGAACTCTCACGGAGGTCAACCCCAGGTAATGGATATTGTAGCACGGGATTTACACGTTAAATACAGCGATTTTTTCGTGTTTCCACTGTTCACCTGGCGAGTTCCCCATATGACTGGAGACTTACTCACTCCTAAAGAGAGAAAATTAGGAATTCATGCAGGAGATGCTGAAACGAGTATTATGCTGGCAATTTTACCCGAACAAGTTAAAATGGATGCTGCGGTTGTAGAATATCCTCCAGAACAGCCGGAAGGCAGTTTGTTAAGCATTGAAGGTAAGTTATCCTTTGCTTGGACAACAAGGGATTTGAGTAAAAGTGGGACGATTGGTGACCCCACAGTCGCAACAAAAGATAAGGGCGATCGCATTCTTGAATCTGTATCTGATGGTTGGGTACAAGTCATTCAAGATATCTTTGCGTTTAAACAGTGA
- a CDS encoding ROK family protein — protein sequence MVLKDGAIRTLSVDIGGSGVKVMVLDIKGNPLTERARTETPQPATPETVINVIAGLAATQGEYHRVSVGFPGVVRGGIIGTAVNLTPEWVGFDLATALSKRLHQPVRVINDADMQGLGAISGKGVELVVTLGTGFGSALFVNGKLVPNLEMGHHPFRKAETYEEQLRRATLEKIGKEKWNRRLQRAIASLEHLFNYDYLYIGGGEANKVSIELPLNVKIIPNVTGLLGGIALWKDE from the coding sequence ATGGTTCTAAAAGATGGAGCTATCCGTACCTTATCGGTTGATATTGGTGGTAGCGGCGTTAAGGTAATGGTTCTGGATATTAAAGGCAATCCCTTAACGGAAAGGGCGCGAACAGAAACACCCCAACCTGCTACACCAGAGACTGTGATTAATGTGATCGCAGGGTTAGCGGCGACTCAAGGAGAATATCATCGCGTTTCGGTAGGTTTTCCCGGTGTTGTGCGCGGTGGTATCATAGGAACAGCAGTGAATTTAACTCCTGAGTGGGTTGGGTTTGATTTGGCAACAGCATTGTCAAAACGTTTACATCAACCCGTGCGTGTCATAAATGATGCGGATATGCAAGGGCTGGGGGCAATTTCTGGGAAAGGTGTGGAATTGGTGGTTACACTGGGTACGGGTTTTGGTTCTGCTTTGTTTGTGAATGGCAAACTGGTGCCGAATTTGGAAATGGGACACCATCCGTTTCGCAAAGCGGAAACTTACGAAGAACAATTGAGACGCGCTACTTTGGAAAAGATTGGTAAGGAAAAATGGAACAGGCGTTTACAAAGAGCGATCGCATCTTTGGAACATCTCTTCAACTACGATTACCTGTATATTGGTGGAGGGGAAGCAAATAAGGTCAGTATTGAGTTGCCACTAAATGTGAAGATAATTCCAAATGTGACTGGGTTATTGGGCGGTATTGCTTTGTGGAAGGATGAGTGA
- a CDS encoding CHAT domain-containing protein, translating to MVTEYQKRRWSQEKNSLEKLHELQSEKIERIRKALIVETDPSRKFQYEQQIQEEERELQELSDRIDEIEQQLQPVLPTPVKSETQRKNQKILILAAIPQPDNLPLDKEIREIRAAIERAVKRDLFEVETRTAVRPQDIRRAIAEIRPQIVHFCGHGTEDGSLVLEDDGGNHKLVPAEGLAALFKLHAEYVNCVLLNACYSEKAAGAISQYINYTIGMNQPIEDRAAIVFAQGFYDGLGYESLKSQSLFQRAFDEGMVAVQMDNVVDGQIPVFFTGVS from the coding sequence ATGGTAACAGAGTATCAAAAGCGTCGATGGTCACAAGAAAAAAATTCTCTCGAAAAACTGCACGAACTTCAAAGTGAGAAAATCGAAAGAATACGAAAGGCTTTGATTGTAGAAACAGATCCATCACGTAAGTTTCAGTACGAACAGCAAATTCAAGAAGAGGAACGGGAACTTCAAGAGTTGAGCGATCGCATAGACGAAATTGAGCAGCAACTGCAACCAGTTTTACCTACCCCAGTCAAGTCGGAAACGCAAAGAAAAAATCAAAAAATATTGATTTTAGCAGCTATTCCGCAACCTGATAATTTACCGTTAGATAAAGAGATTCGGGAAATTAGAGCAGCGATTGAACGAGCGGTAAAACGAGATTTATTTGAAGTGGAGACCAGAACTGCTGTGCGTCCTCAGGATATTCGCAGGGCGATCGCGGAAATACGCCCTCAAATTGTTCATTTTTGCGGTCATGGGACAGAGGATGGGAGTTTGGTGCTAGAGGATGATGGCGGGAACCACAAACTCGTACCAGCAGAAGGGTTGGCTGCATTGTTTAAATTACACGCAGAATATGTAAACTGTGTACTACTCAATGCTTGTTATTCAGAAAAAGCAGCAGGGGCGATTAGTCAGTATATTAACTATACTATTGGCATGAATCAGCCCATTGAAGATCGAGCAGCAATTGTGTTTGCTCAGGGGTTTTATGATGGTTTGGGGTATGAGAGTTTAAAGAGTCAAAGTCTTTTTCAAAGGGCTTTTGATGAGGGTATGGTTGCGGTTCAAATGGACAACGTTGTAGACGGACAAATACCAGTTTTCTTTACAGGAGTGTCCTAA
- a CDS encoding DUF4351 domain-containing protein, which translates to MTSKRKRADNDSPWKEILEAYFPQAMQFFFPEIAVLINWERPHEFLDKEFQQIARDAKQGRRYVDKLVKVWQLQGEEMWLLIHVEVQAKSEDDFAQRMFSYNLRIFDKFAQPAISLAILCDSDPSWRPNQYSYSYPKTKLNFEFGIVKLLDYQNRWTELEASDNPFATVVMAHLKTQQTNKKPRERKSGKFSLMRRLYDLGLKESDIRNLYRFIDWVMILPKGLEAELWEEFKQFEQERSMSYITTGERIGYERGKVEGKVEGKLEGKLEGKLEGKLEGEQLIILRLLQRRVGELPQSVIESIETLSTNQLEALGEALLDFTAIEDLLNWLEANQTA; encoded by the coding sequence ATGACCTCAAAAAGAAAAAGAGCCGATAATGATTCACCGTGGAAAGAAATTTTAGAAGCATACTTTCCCCAAGCCATGCAATTTTTCTTTCCAGAAATAGCAGTATTAATTAACTGGGAACGTCCCCACGAATTTCTAGATAAGGAATTTCAGCAAATCGCACGTGATGCAAAACAAGGTAGGCGATATGTAGATAAATTAGTCAAAGTTTGGCAACTTCAAGGAGAAGAAATGTGGTTGCTGATACACGTAGAAGTCCAAGCCAAATCGGAAGACGACTTTGCACAAAGGATGTTTTCTTACAATTTGCGGATTTTTGACAAATTTGCGCAACCAGCCATCAGTTTGGCGATTTTGTGCGATTCCGACCCCTCATGGCGACCAAACCAATATAGTTACAGCTACCCCAAGACCAAGCTAAACTTTGAATTTGGAATCGTCAAGCTTCTGGATTACCAAAACCGTTGGACAGAATTAGAAGCCAGCGACAACCCATTTGCAACAGTGGTCATGGCACATTTAAAGACACAACAGACAAATAAAAAACCTCGAGAACGGAAAAGTGGGAAATTTAGCTTGATGCGACGATTGTATGACTTAGGATTGAAAGAAAGCGATATTCGTAACTTATATCGATTTATTGATTGGGTTATGATATTACCAAAAGGATTAGAAGCAGAGTTGTGGGAAGAATTTAAGCAATTTGAACAGGAGCGGAGTATGAGTTATATTACCACAGGTGAGCGCATTGGTTATGAACGGGGAAAGGTGGAAGGAAAGGTGGAAGGAAAGCTTGAAGGAAAGCTCGAAGGAAAGCTCGAAGGAAAGCTCGAAGGCGAACAGTTAATTATCTTACGGCTACTACAAAGACGGGTAGGAGAGTTACCACAATCGGTGATAGAAAGCATTGAAACCCTTTCAACAAACCAATTAGAAGCACTTGGCGAAGCTTTGTTAGATTTTACAGCTATTGAGGACTTACTGAACTGGTTGGAAGCCAATCAAACAGCGTAA
- a CDS encoding DUF4351 domain-containing protein, with amino-acid sequence MTSKRKRADNDSPWKEILEAYFPQAMQFFFPEIAVLINWERPHEFLDKEFQQIARDAKQGRRYVDKLVKVWQLQGEEMWLLIHVEVQAKSEDDFAQRMFSYNLRIFDKFAQPAISLAILCDSDPSWRPNQYSYSYPKTKLNFEFGIVKLLDYQNRWTELEASDNPFATVVMAHLKTQQTNKKPRERKSGKFSLMRRLYDLGLKESDIRNLYRFIDWVMILPKGLEAELWEEFKQFEQERSMSYITTGERIGYERGKVEGKLEGKLEGKLEGKLEGEQKLILRQLQRRVGKLPQSVIESIQTLSTKQLETLGEGLLDFRAIEDLLNWLAANQTA; translated from the coding sequence ATGACCTCAAAAAGAAAAAGAGCCGATAATGATTCACCGTGGAAAGAAATTTTAGAAGCATACTTTCCCCAAGCCATGCAATTTTTCTTTCCAGAAATAGCAGTATTAATTAACTGGGAACGTCCCCACGAATTTCTAGATAAGGAATTTCAGCAAATCGCACGTGATGCAAAACAAGGTAGGCGATATGTAGATAAATTAGTCAAAGTTTGGCAACTTCAAGGAGAAGAAATGTGGTTGCTGATACACGTAGAAGTCCAAGCCAAATCGGAAGACGACTTTGCACAAAGGATGTTTTCTTACAATTTGCGGATTTTTGACAAATTTGCGCAACCAGCCATCAGTTTGGCGATTTTGTGCGATTCCGACCCCTCATGGCGACCAAACCAATATAGTTACAGCTACCCCAAGACCAAGCTAAACTTTGAATTTGGAATCGTCAAGCTTCTGGATTACCAAAACCGTTGGACAGAATTAGAAGCCAGCGACAACCCATTTGCAACAGTGGTCATGGCACATTTAAAGACACAACAGACAAATAAAAAACCTCGAGAACGGAAAAGTGGGAAATTTAGCTTGATGCGACGATTGTATGACTTAGGATTGAAAGAAAGCGATATTCGTAACTTATATCGATTTATTGATTGGGTTATGATATTACCAAAAGGATTAGAAGCAGAGTTGTGGGAAGAATTTAAGCAATTTGAACAGGAGCGGAGTATGAGTTATATTACCACAGGTGAGCGCATTGGTTATGAACGGGGAAAGGTGGAAGGAAAGCTTGAAGGAAAGCTTGAAGGAAAGCTTGAAGGAAAGCTTGAAGGTGAACAGAAACTTATCCTACGGCAATTACAAAGACGGGTAGGAAAGTTACCACAATCGGTGATAGAAAGCATTCAAACCCTTTCAACAAAACAATTAGAAACACTTGGTGAGGGTTTGTTAGATTTTAGAGCGATTGAGGACTTACTGAACTGGTTGGCAGCAAATCAAACAGCATAA